The Mercenaria mercenaria strain notata chromosome 6, MADL_Memer_1, whole genome shotgun sequence genome contains the following window.
TTTTGATTATAATAAACTTCAGTTCATACCGCACAGAGAACCTCCCGGGCTTTGTCTTCATACACAGCAGTCATTATTATTCTAGCATCGTGAGTCTAGAATATAATGAAAAAGACGTATGGTATAAGtttgtttcattgtaaaaaaaCATTCTTCCACCCTCTGAAATGCTCCAAAAATGGCTTTCGAGCAATTACGCGTGttcacattttctcaatgaaCTAAACTAAAACATGGACATTAAAGTGAaagtggtctagatcttttccCAATACAGTCAGCAATAAAACTAAGGCTAACAGTATTACTACCGTATCCTTATATGATTTCTTATACCATATCTCTTAAACAACACGGAATTGCAACACTTGAGTAGCCACTTCCTATTCTTTATGAGGGCCTCTCaagccgctgacttcaaatcacttgcccctcacctatgtgggttcgagctccaCTGGGGTGTTgtattcttcatgttaggaagtcttccagctggcttacgaatgGTCTGTGGATCTACCCAGTGCCCGCCTGTGATaaaaataatgcacgaaggggcaaccagggtcttcctccaccatcacaaGCTAGAtaatcgccatatgaccaatgattgtgttggtgtgacttaaACTCAATAAAAACAAACTTCCTGTTTGTTATGAACAGTCCTAGTGTATAATGCTATATTTTGCTGGAGGTGAAGAAGCAGTAATATAAATATGAATGCGGTTGTAGAAATTTCTCTTACACTTTTGACAATTTAACTGGTCTCATAAACCATTTAGGCACATCCTCTACTGTTCTTGGTGTTCCAATTATCTTTACGAATATATAGCTTTCACCGTCAATTATAAAACTAGAGGAACTATGCCTCACCAGCGCGCTGAGCCATAGGCAAGCTAATTACGTCATATCCGTTAACTAGAGTCAGTCCGATGTGACAGTAATACTATCATTACAAAAGTAGGTGATAAAACTACGCCATATATAACAAACTTAGATGTAACAATACCATTGTATCTAATTTATTCGATTTGGCTATATTTAGAagtttgttcatttaaaataaaaactctGTCTGTAGTTTAGGAAGTCTTTAGACAAAAGACACATGCATACTCTGATAAACATAGGtggcaatatatttttattattctttttttattctttttctaaatttttaaattatcaaactTACACTTACAGAATTAACTTTTAGCGGatataacatgttaaaacatCAACTTTTAAAATCATTCGTTTGAAAACTGTTACCTTTAAATTTTGTACCCGAGTCATTGGATTGTTCATAAAGATTTCCTGAGATAAAATCGTGATATTCGTTCCCTGGACCCTTTTAACAAAGTCAtccgtgacctgtttataacacataataaaaattatcattacaatatatatatacaggaaTATGTACGTTAATTTGGTACAGTTAACAATCATCAAAATAGAACTCTAAGTCTTACATTTGCAGGTCAAAGCTCACTCGGATCGAAATCTTCGCCATGTTGGTGAATAAATAGGaatgaaatacaaatacaggaataCAAGCATTTAACAATCtaaatttcagtgtaaaatttAGCTAATATATGGAATCAATTAAATTAattgttcactgtgatgaactgccATATATTGTACAGGTTTTATaactgtacttttttttttaacatttatattcattcaattaacAAGGccgttgaatagtcgagcgttgctgtccatCGACAGCTCTTGTAAATTATGGTAATCATTTGACTTGTAAATTACATCTATATATTGGCCAATTCGTTTTACTCAACCCGGGACATGCCGGTCATGTGAGcggcaagaaaataattttcgcCGGTTTAATAATAAACGAACGCTTCGGCGTACGTCGGCCACGTGagctgcaaataaaaaaagataaatttccaatttattatgattttctagTGAGGCCTTTTCAAAGTaagttagcaaaatatttcttgtagtATGTTTCTACCTTTACTTTTATTAACCCAAATTTTCAGATGTTTAACCGATTTTATATCGCGAATTTATGATTATGATTTGCCGTTTTGCCTATCTCGCtagaccggcgcacatcggcgtacgccAGATAGACCCGGGTAGAGATGGGAAAccaaacgaacgcctagccgGTTGCCCGAggcgaaacggcgtacgccgcaaaagtgaaacgaattggccctatGCAAGTTGAAAATAGGCAAATATTACAACTCACCGAGGAAAAGAATTCTAGCGCTTGGTTTATTGTTGCCACTTTCTGCCACTTGAACTCGTTCATCAAATCTATCCTTGCCGGATTAAGTTTTTGGTCCGGAAGCGCAAGGCGGAAAAACTTCGGAAATCGTTTTCGGTCCGAGAGGATTGGCGAAGACGAACTGTACGAAAACTGAATCAGACATGTCAGCAGTATTAACAGAGCAGTGCGTTATATATATCGTCTGCTCTAGTCATACACATTTTAGAACATCAACATAAACCGATGTTAAGAGCATAATAATTGACAAAACAATgacaaaaaagttatgaaaataaaaataaccgtaaagttttgaaaaaaagtgtctTCCAAGATATTTAAgcatattgaaaaatatatcaatttcttaTCACGGGACAGACACATTGTAAACGTTGGCCTTGGTAGACATTGCTGTTTTCCCGCTGACAATACTACTGTTCTCATcagaaatttgataaaatctattttAGTTTCTCACCTGAGTTAGATTCCACAGGTAAGACACTTGTGAAGTACCTTCAGATGCCACGGAGCACCCAGCACCAAGTATCATGTGGTACGTTGGATCCTCGTATAGAGATTTGACCATTTTGTAAACAGCCTGACCTTCATTGCACTGTACAGTggtaaaaatgtttggaaaaaaagattttaagaaCGCAATAAATAAAGGCAAATGGGTAAAtggtttttgacaagaacatTAAACACACACGCATTAATGTGAGTGATGCATTAATATGAGTGATATTTAAATATCAGAGAACTATTTAACGTTTTTCAACGTTGCGACTTTCCTGTGGTTACTGTTTTCTTTTGTGTTAGGGGTTCACCTGACAGGGAGCAAtttcatttacactgtcttgtaaggAGTATGTTTGGGTAGATTTAAGagttatctctgttattacttctTGCATCCATTTTGATATGATATACATGTGTTCAGTTAGTGTGTACGTTGAAACAGTAACGCCTACCCTTATTTCCTTATTTCCATATGGAGTGCTATTTGTGTGGCAATTTACTTCGAATGTTTCTCTGCTGGGCTTATATTCTTgcttttgttttcattatgttacgCGTGGCCTTGCGCGTGCAAAGTTAGTACAATTTGGTAAACCTATTTGCAAAGATATGCCTTTGTT
Protein-coding sequences here:
- the LOC128557611 gene encoding gamma-aminobutyric acid type B receptor subunit 1-like isoform X1, with translation MFKQRYVLMVLVVCLPISNTKELRLLGLLPMTGDGWNGGVSCLPATQMALEDVNNNDFILSEYNLKYKWIDSKCNEGQAVYKMVKSLYEDPTYHMILGAGCSVASEGTSQVSYLWNLTQFSYSSSSPILSDRKRFPKFFRLALPDQKLNPARIDLMNEFKWQKVATINQALEFFSSVTDDFVKRVQGTNITILSQEIFMNNPMTRVQNLKTHDARIIMTAVYEDKAREVLCAAYKVGLFGPKIVWVFVGWYSSTFWKVGLDDLECTEEEMSMAAEGSFITGPVYSNPVEERGIANLTAREFAERYYSHPAYSVDAKE
- the LOC128557611 gene encoding gamma-aminobutyric acid type B receptor subunit 1-like isoform X2 gives rise to the protein MFKQRYVLMVLVVCLPISNTKELRLLGLLPMTGDGWNGGVSCLPATQMALEDVNNNDFILSEYNLKYKWIDSKCNEGQAVYKMVKSLYEDPTYHMILGAGCSVASEGTSQVSYLWNLTQFSYSSSSPILSDRKRFPKFFRLALPDQKLNPARIDLMNEFKWQKVATINQALEFFSSVTDDFVKRVQGTNITILSQEIFMNNPMTRVQNLKTHDARIIMTAVYEDKAREVLCAKRID